From the Sardina pilchardus chromosome 11, fSarPil1.1, whole genome shotgun sequence genome, the window TTTCTCCATTCTTTCTACCATAACACTACTAGTCCTCTCTGTTGTATTCCTCTTCCTCGACagtcctcctctttttctctccatctctctttttccatctcccCATACTTCTCTGCACCTCTGTGAAGGAAGGGGGAGGTATGGTGTAGACTCTGTCCTCTCGGCCAATCAGCAGCCAGAGATGAACACTCCGGAAAGGGGCTCGGCGTGTTGAGCCGTGCCTCAAGGCTCCCCCTGCGGGCTGCTATGCGCTACTACTCCCTAATTCGCCACCCACAGTCTGTGGTATCTCTGGTGCATCAGATAAACACCTGGCCCCTTATTTAGGTTTCTCATTAATGCGTGCAAGAGTAAAGCCCATGATTACAGGCACAAACAGTTTGTTGTTTGGCTTCTCTGTTGGTAACTTTAGGGGCTATATATCCTGGCTTCCACATTGTTTGGGGGGTTGGTGCTCGCCTGCTTcttcatgttgtgttgtgtaatgtTATCAGCTTCAGACTGGATTGAGTGACTGTTGTTGAAGTCTGTGGTTGAGAACTGCATGCCTGCTGCTAGTCTAGATTGTGAATAAACTGAGTGTTAGCTTTAGAAAAGACACTAACCCCATCTAGTGTTCAGATGGTTTCACAACATCATAGTGAACATAACTTCATAGTGTGGTGGAAATAGACAGACTTATTCAATGAATCTTATATTACGCTTTTCATTGTGTAACTATTAATTCAACCATCATTCCTGTCCAGTTCTCCTGTTGATACTTCTATTGTTCCTTGTAAAGTTCTTTTGTTGCCCTAACATTTGATTAACCttatcatgtatgtgtgtgtgtgcaggagacgCAGGATCCCTCGGCGGTGCTTTGGCTGGATGAGATTCAGGATGCCATCCAAAGAGCCAATCAGGAGACTCAGGAGGCCCTGCAGTGTAAGTGTGACTAGACCCGCCCCCCTAATAAGCATCCCATCAAAGTCCCTTTGGGTCAGGTCAGGTGCCTCTGCCCACTAACCGGCCCTTCATGCTGACATCTCCATACGGGCACACTGGTCGCACCAGTGTGCATCGCTCAAGCAGTGTCCGGTCATTAATCCCCTTAGCCCTTGTGTTTGAATGATGTGCTAAATGGAGATGAACTTCCTGAGCAGAGAGCCATTTGCATTAGAGAGCGCAGGGCTGGCTCTAGAGGCACTGAGTGCCTTTGAAGGTGGATGGCATAGAGATGCTAAAGCATTCAGGCTTTTGTTCCGTGCTGTCGTTATCTCTCTGACTCACCTGCCTCCCTCTGCGaaatcttcttctttttttttattttttattattatttcacagGAGCTAGAATGTGCAATATTCCATTCGCTCTCTAATTgtctttcatctttttttagACATAGAGGTCATGTTTGTATTGTGGAAATGGGTGCTCTTGTAGGACCTTTACACttcaaattaaaaaaatgagttgcTCTTCCTGTTTTTACAAAATTGAAACTGTCTCCAAGCCATATTCCCCTTTTTTCTTGAGTAATATTTTTATACATGTCATTGTTATTACTATGGAAACCCTAAGATGCCATCCGTTAACATTTATCTTTTCCTGATCTTGACCTTACTTATGTATTTCTCAAAATAACAAAATTCTATTTTCCTGAGAACCTAATTCATTCAGTATCTTGGGGgggatacattttttttttaaaaaagctagTAAGCTCTTTTGGTGTTGTCGGGGAATATGCTAATCAGCCTGGCAAGGGCGTTGGAAGACTTGGTCACTGATGTGTGGTATAATGAAACAAATTATAAAATAGATACAAAGCGTACAAACCGTAAGTCTCTTAATATTATTGGATAATAGAGAAACAGTTATACACTACTGCCTATATTTCCACAAATGCATGTGTGCTAGCGGTTTCACAACTATTTTCACTATTTGAGTTACAGTTTCATTACAGTTGTCAACTAGTCATTATTACAGGTGCTGATGCTAACACTAGGCTACTGGTAGTTCTTGCTGTTGGCAGTAGATGTTTCATCGTTAGATCATTATCCATAGCAGATGTGTTCTCACTGCACTTAAATGCAGCTTTACAcagatacatatacacatatgaaTGTCTAGCCTGTTTAGCCTTTAGCCATTTTGTCCATGGCCAGTTGACTACTGTCAACTACAACTACAATGTTAATTTTAATGGTCAATTAGTCCCTAATATATGCATGAATGTATGAATCACAACATGTATGCATTTGCATAAAAGTATTACTTAAAGtacctcctccccttcctctgtaCTGTAGTCTCCAAGGCCATCCAGGGCATTAATGAGGCGGTGGACAGCGGCGACTCGGCCCAGACGCTGGCCGCGCTCAGGACTCCAGCGGCTGGACTCTACGGGGTGACGGCGGAGTGCGCGCCCACCTACCAGACGGACTTATCCAAGATCAAAGAGGGCAAGAAGACGGAGGGTAAGAAGGCAAAGCGGAGGGTGGCACGCTCCTCCATAGGGGCATTTAAAAACATCAGATACATAGAAGATAGAGATACTGTGTGTAGTGCTGATGTGGCATTGTGATCGTAGCACTTCCTAAAACCTGTTACCTTTTGTGTAACGCATGTGTCGTAAGGCTTTATTTCCTGAGGCTGTTTATTTCCGTTTGCAATGGGTTGTCAAGGAAGTTGTCTGGGAAGAgaataaacacattttcacagacACAAGTTTCATAATTGAAATCCCCTCAGAAGCTTCCTGTACTCTGTTCTTGTCACATTGAAAATGATGTTTAACCTTCAAATGATGCAGAatatccattgtgtgtgtgtgtgtgtgtgtgtgtgtgtgtgtaattctctGATCTCTTTTGTCCCTCAGGTGATAATGGCAGTGAGTGGGTGCAGCACTGGGTGAAGGGAGGGCATAATTACTACTACAACCTGAAGACCGGGGAGGGCAGCTGGCAGCAGCCCCAGGACTTTCTCCAGAACAACACCCTGCTCAACAAGGAGGACATCCAGGTgcgcactcactcacaacagCGCTCGCTCTGCAGCGtctcagtcaatcagagttggCCTGCTAGTTAACGACCACCTCAGCCTGGTCATTTACTGTAGTGTGTTAGTTTAGATAGCCCGTTTGCAGTCTAGTGTGCCATTTAGGCTAGTTTTTGTGTTGGCCTAGAGAAGCAACTCTGAATCGAAATGCGGTTACCGGTAGTTAGTTAATTAGCTTCTTGTAATGTTTTGTGTAAGACTGGAGAGGCATAATTGAGAAAACATAAATGGCTCTGGCGAGCCACGTTGCTAATGCACCAAATGCATCATGCAAATGGCTcctaatggagagagagagagaggctgagtggAGCCTTGCTGAGTAACCGACGTGCCCCTGGGACCTGCTAGATGTGGGTGTTTGTTGCTCATGAAAAAGAGGGCTTTAATCGttgcctctctctcgctctctttctcttgctctgtctctctctctctctctcgtggcaGGGTGTGGTGTCGGGGGTGACGGCAGCGTATAACCGGGAGCAGCTCTGGCGTGCCAACGAGAGCCTCATCGCCAAGCTTCAAGCCCGTTGCCGTGGTTACCTGGTCAGGCGGGCCATGAAGAATCGTCTTGCCTACCTGACGGATCAGGATCAGTCTACCAAGTGTATCCAGGTGACTTGATttaaccctttctctctctttcccatggTAACcatgtgtatatacacacacctgcacaaaaCCAAAAGATTCATtcatatttttcttttctttttttctcatatTCGCAGTTAGTCTTTTAGCTTGCTATTTTGTTGACTTCCAATAATGCCATCACAAATAAGCGGAAGTCTGTCCCTGCAGTGTATAGTTCATAGTTCAAAGTGTTAATTCCTTTTCCCACTCTAGGCCCACTGGAGAGGCTACAAGCAGAGGCAGAAGTACAAAAACAGAGTGAAGTATCTCAAGGACAACAGTGAACAAGCAGTCAAGGtaagactgctgtgtgtgtgtgtgtatgtgtgtgtgtgtgcgcgcgtgtgtgtttatggtgtagactagagaatgagagagagatagaaatctTCAGATGAGACTAATAATCACATATCTGAGTCTTCCAAGAAACCCATACACTGACAAAAAGTAAGACCTTTTAAAAGACCCCTTTCCTCTGAGCTGTGTCATTCTTTTAAACTCGATCCTGGATTAACTTTGCCATCTTAACACCAGTGCATTGCAAGGAAACAGAATACTAGATTTTAGCCATTAACACGGTCATTAAATGCCAGATTTTGCTACCAAATGCCATGGCCGTCCACTGCGGTCTCACCACGGAGCGATCTGATAACATTCTGGCCTGAGCGCAGAGCAAAGACTAGTCCAGAGAGACAACTGCATACACTTCTTAAGCCTTTGTCCTGGTGCCTTAATGCACAACCGCTAATCCTCTTTGCAGATTCAAGCGATGGTGAGGATGCACCAAGCTCGCAAGAAGTACAAAGACCGACTGAAGTACTTCGAGGACCACGTGAGTGCCCGACCGTGTTCCGTTCCCCTTTGAATTCCGTCCCACAGATCTCCACTCAGCAGCACTGCTGTTCCATATCAGATGCCACGAGTGGTCTGTGCTTTTTCAAGCTGAGAAAAAAAACCTGCTGtctgctgtgttgcctatgGTATACAAGGGCCACAACCTAAGCTCTTTAGGTTGTTTGTCTCATAACAAACATTATACACGGACTCCCTAATGCCTAGGCCTTTTATGGCCACACAACAGGGATAGAGTTCGCCTCTGTGCACTGCTGTATCTTCTTTATGTTAAAGAATGCGCGCGGCGCTCTCCTGGGCTCAGAGGCACATGTGTTTGAACTGCCTGGCCGGCTGCATTGTCTGGCCTGAACGGTGTTGATGCTCGTGCTCACAGCTGCTTGCTTTGCTCCCCAGATGGATGAAATAGTGAAAATCCAGGCCTTCATCCGGGCCAATAAAGCCAGAGACGATTACAAGACACTCAGTGAGTACTGCGGCCATTTCTCAGCCCACTCATACCTCCAGCTGGACCAGTTCATTCcataatcattattatttaagTCAACTTTGGAGCTGGATTATACTGGCAATTGTATTATGAGTTATTACAATTACAAATGTGCAAGTCTTGGAAATGTTGAAAACTATTTTGTTTGGATGAAATCTCTGGAAATCCCCATGAAGTCAAGTTTGAAACTGTGTCAAAAATAATTAGACAGCCCATAGCTATTTGCTTCTTTTACATGTTCATGACCATCCATTTCACTCCATTATTTCTCCCATTTGTGATTTAACATTCAAAGGCTATTATCCACAGTACATTGAACATAATCCATGTACTTTCTGTGTAAAGCAATTagactttgaaaataaaatatggaATATGTCTGGAATCGTTCAATCCCGGATGATCAAGAAATCGATCAATCGGTTGGAACATGTGTAAACCGTCTAGTTCATGAATCAATCAAGTGTTGTAATTTTACGCTTGCGTTTATGTAATAATCTTACATAGTTTACATCAATGttgtataccgtaatttccccgactattagccgcagcttctacattgattttgctaaatttcttcagctatgaggttaatacaggggggccaGTTAAtttggtgttaatatggttttgtttcttttaacttgcctaaaacactgtcctgcggcttatacacaatgcggcttatacacaggaaattactgtactactAATATTGGTGTTTTGAAGTTTTGAAGAATTTTGAAGTAAGTTGacatatgcgggaaattactgtaaatattatgtccatctcaccctccctctccacagTCAACGCTGACGAGCCCCCGATGGCCGTGGTGCGCAAGTTCGTGCACCTGCTGGACCACAGCGACCAGGACTTCCAGGAGGAGTTGGAGCTGATGCGTCTGCGCGAGGAGGTGGTCACCAACATCCGCTCCAACCAGCAGCTGGAGAACGACCTCAACCTGATGGACATCAAGATCGGCCTGCTGGTCAAGAACAAGATCACGCTGCAGGAGGTGGTGTCCCACAGCAAGAAGCTGACCAAGAAGAACAAGGGCGCGCTGTccaacatgatgatgatgaacaaGCACAAGGGCGGCCTCAAGGCCCTCAGCAAGGAGAAGAGGGTGAAGCTGGAGGCCTACCAGTACCTCTTctacctgctgcaggtgagcgcagcctcagcctcagccgcAGCCTCTGCACCACATGCGTGCCAGTGGAAGATCTCTGTTAATGCTGAGCATTGCAGAAGGATCATGTGATTTAGTGGGAGTCTCAGTAATGTACTGCTGTAGCAGAGATCATGATCTATGTTGTAAAAACATCACATTAGCTAAATGATACATTTATTGTTTAGTTTATTCACAATACCACTTCAAACAAAATATTACAGTAGGGTTATAAATTTAAAATGGGTAAAGTGAATGGGTCCCCCAAAGAAGCTAGGGAAGCTTATAGGCGGGGGCCCAAGCTTATTTTCTTGTCTTTTATACCCGTGTGTTTAGAGTCCATCTGAACTTTAAGTCTCCCATGAAACAACGCCATAATTAAGCTGTCATGATTATAACAATCGGTGATCCCTCTCTTTTGCCAGACAAACCCAACCTACCTGGCCAAGCTGATCTTCCAGATGCCCCAGAACAAGTCCACCAAGTTCATGGACTCTGTGATCTTCACCCTGTACAACTACGCCTCCAACCAGCGCGAGGAGTACCTGCTCCTCAAGCTCTTCAAGACGGCTCTGCAGGAGGAGATTAAGTAAGGAGGCCGGCCTGCCATATCGGTCATATCACCTCCCTGATGTTGAGGGAGTGTGGCAGGGTTCTTGAGTATAGATTTAGTCCTTAGATATATAACACAACAGGCTTTCTTATCATAAATTGAATGGAGGAAACTTGTCATGCTTGCTATCTTAACACCAGTGCAGAAATGGACATGAACTAGTTATATATTAACCATTAACATCATATTAAGTAACTTTACTGAATGCCATGAGAGGGTTATATGGCGCTCAGTATCttgatttttaatgaagcaGAAGAAGGGGACTCTGTGTTAAGCAGCTCTTTGTGAACACAGGTCAAAGGTGGACCAGCTTCAGGAGATTGTGACCGGAAACCCAACAGTCATCAAGATGGTGGTGAGCTTCAACAGAGGGGCTCGGGGCCAGAACGCCCTCAGGCAGATCCTCGCTCCCGTCGTCAAGGAGATCATGGACGACAAGTCACTAAACATCAAGACGGACCCCGTGGACATTTACAAGAGCTGGGTCAACCAAATGGAATCGCAAACCGGAgaggccaggtgtgtgtttgtgtgttgtgtgtggtgtgtatgtcagtgtgtttgtttaaaataTCCCACATAATTTTCACATATTTCCATGCTTTCCGTTTGATGTTTGTTTACATGGTAATTGTGTAAGTGCTATAACGTGTGCTAGTGACAGTCATTCAAATGTTCTCGTAACGGCATCCCATAATTTTGCTCGTTTCCTGGACAGCAAGCTGCCGTACGACGTGACGCCAGAGCAGGCCATGAGCCACGAGGAGGTTCGCACGCGCCTGGAGGCCTCCATCAAAAACATGAGGGCCGTCACCGACAAGTTCCTGTCCGCCATCGTAGTCTCCATCGACAAAAtcccgtgagtgtgtgttcccgCACGCACAagaatctgtctgtgtgtgtgtgtgaccgtgggGCTGTCTCGATGATGGCTATCTAGAATGGAAACTCTCATAGGGCTCATTGctcacatcatcatcattgtgtAATGTATGGAAATGACCTGCGGCGTGTTAGAGTTTGCATATTCAAACCAGTTGGGGGTTTTATGGGAGGCTCTGCTGCTATTGATATAAGTGTGTCTgtaatttgatgtgtgtgtgtgtgtgtgtgagcaagtgagtatgtgtatatTGGGAACTAAAAATAAATGCCCTTTGTTTCCTGTCCTCTGTAGGTATGGGATGCGCTTTATTGCAAAGGTTTTGAAGGACACGCTCAGTGAAAAGTTCCCTGATGCCAGTGAAGATGAACTAGTAAAGGTTTGTGGACTCTTCATGTTAATGAACGGTTCAAGTTGACGTTCATGTGCTTAAGGTTCAGTACTCCACAAAAACAAACCAGCATATGAAAGTCAGAACAACTCTGAACtcttaagagtgtgtgagtgtgtgtcagatggaGTCTGCTCTTCACAGCTGAagcactttctctcttcctctttcctctgttGCTATGGTGTCAGAAAATCTCCACTTTTAAAACTGAATGAGGTTGCTACTTCTAGAACTACAGCTTTTttcctcctgtctgtctctctctttctctctccctccctctttctgtgtcCTTGACTGCTGTTTTCTCCTCCTTTGTTCCTTCTTCGCCCCTCCTATTGCAGTTTTCTCCTCCTTTGCCTTCACTGTTGTGTGGAGATATTTGCTCTGCTGTGGCCAATCAGAGAaggtgagctctctctctctctctctctctctctctctctctctttctttcttcctttcgtactccctctcacactttctcttcaTTTTTATCTCTTTGTTTATCTTCttgttctttctgtctgtgtattAGTCCCTGCAGACATAGGCATTGATGAGGTGATAAAATGTTCACGTCTACTTTTAAACCAGAGCTGTAAAATGACTCACTTCCACTGTTAACAACGTTGGTTTTCAAGTGCCAGCCACCATGTGTTTACTTCATGCATGTAACATGATACTAGCAGGTGCACAGTCTCTGGTGTGTCTAAAATTAGGTGCAATATCTTTCAATTAACATCTTGATTTGTGCCAACAtgctcagcagtgtgtgtgtgtgtgtgtgtgtgtgtgtgtgtgtgtgtgtgtgtgtgtgtgtgtgtgtgtgttatccttgaatcttgaatgctACATTAATAAGTGTGTAAGCCTAGTAGATCTGTCACCATGTCATTGACTTTTCCCACAGTGTTTGGATCTTGTATCATTTGCTTGTCTTCtgggtccaaataaaagtaatcaaatgtgtgtgtgtgtgtgtgtgtgcagattgtgGGCAACCTGCTCTACTACCGTTACATGAATCCAGCTATCGTGGCCCCTGATGCATTTGACATCATCGAGATGTCTGCGGGTAGTCAGCTCACTACTGACCAGAGGCGGAACCTGGGTTCCATAGCCAAGATGCTCCAGCATGCTGCCTCCAACAAGATGTTCCTGGGAGACAACGCCCACCTAAATCCCATCAATGAGTACCTCACCAGCTCCTACCAAAAGTTCAGGTAGGTAGAACCACACAGCCACTGCAATGTCCATGACTACTAAAGTAGCTGGAATCTGCCATATAAAACCAATTTCTCTTGATTGTGTATGCTTTTGTTCCTACTATAAATAtctttgccattgttttcagcatatattttttttaaaagtaaagTATTCGTGCAGTTAGTTGTCTCGATGAAACTGTCAAGATGTCACACTGATAAGGAAACGGACatcctctgtcctctgtctaTTTCCACCCATGTAGGCGTTTCTTCCAGGCAGCGTGTGATGTGCCCTCGCTTGAAGATAGGTTTAACATTGATCAGTACTCCGACTTGGTCACCCTCACCAAACCAGTCATTTACATCTCCCTCGGTGagatcatcaacacacacacggtgagtcAGCACCTTCTGATTTAAGATTTTTACTTCAGTGCTCTCTGTGTATGGGGTGCAGAAATATGGCTGTTCTAGGTCTTGCATGGTATGAAGTACAGTTACGCTTTGCTGAAAGAAAAGTTTTGACTTGTCTTGGTTCTGTTTTCTTTCAGCTCCTGTTAGACCATCAAGATGCCATCGCTCCTGAGCACAATGATCCGATCCATGAGCTACTGGAGGACTTGGGCGAGGTGCCCACCATCGAGACGTTGATAGGTGAGAATCAAATGGGGTCAGATGTGGATGGACTTTGAACTGGACCTTTTATCAACAAGAGTAAAATCTGAGTTTACTGGTTGCTCTTCAAAgaacaatagggctcgggcacacgacttgcattctaggaatattgccgacatgttggtagcgcaccgaacgcaatatccattcattcagatgcagaagacaagaagcagaaatatagtattagcgattcttttcctcttgcaatcttgggttgcgctgttacaccccactacacagcaacatactaaggagtgaggctgccaatatggctgtgcccgcaaagttttcacgacatgatcccgagccctataggTCCTGGGATATATCTGGCTAAAATGACAATGTTTTAATAGTGACCAATGACCAGTTTTTAGGGCTTATATTTCATACAGGCAGGAAGGGGTAGGAGGCCAGTGGCTTTAAGCACCTTATGACAAAGATTTCATCCCTGTGTAGAACTATGTACACATTTGGACATAGATTACAGAAGTCCCTCTCAGCTCCTAATTAGATGGTCTTGCCATGATCAGACGTCCTCAAACTCTTTCACCTCCTCCGTCCACCACAGGAGAAAACCCCCTCCCTCCTGATGACCCTGCCAGGGAGCAGATGGGGAAGACGGAGgtgtcactcacactcaccaatAAGTTTGACGTCCCAGCTGAGGCCAATGCTGAGATGGACGCCAGGACCCTCTTACTGAAGTAAGCAGTGTTCGCTTATGGGTCTTACTGTCTCACTGATGCCTCTGATAACTGTGATAAGCACATTGAACAGAGCAGTGGtggaattagtgtgtgtgtgtgtgtgtgtgtgtgtgtgtgtgtgtgtgtgtgtgtgtgtgtgtgtgtgtgtgtgtgtgtgtgtgtgtgtgtgtgtgtgtgtgtgtgtgtgtgtgtgtgtgtgtgtgtgtgtgtgtgtgtgtgtgtgtgtgtgtgtgtgtgtgtgtgtgtgtgtgtgttgttaatatATCTGACTGATTGTTTATCTCTTTGACTTTGTTCCAGCACCAAGCGGTTGATAGTGGACGTAATTCGTTTCCAACCTGGAGATACACTCACCGAGATCCTGGAGTCTTCACCCTCTCCTGAGCAGGTAAACATGAGCTTCAAACACACATCGACTAGAAAGGGTAAAGGCCTCTCTGGTATTTGGAGTCCTAGTATGTCTACATTTGCAACGACTGCTGCTGAGGGAAACCAGCTGGCCAAGAGTGCAGGTGGAGCCAAAAAACCCATTTGGGGTTTTCTAccagatattttttttctgacaaAAGATACAGTGTTAAAAGAGGATAATCGTTTATTAATTCCGCAATGGATAGATATAAGCAGTCACAGCAGTGGTGAGAATGGTGCAATAGTAAGAAGTCATCAATTAATATGAATGTACTAGTACTGAAGGCAAACTCGTCTTGGTCTCTGAGCGAGTTATCGAACAGTCTTAAACACCAACTTTGCGCTGCCACAAATCTTAAATTCAACCTCACAAGCGACCGTTCCTCCAGAGAGTTTGATGCTCTCTTCAACGATACTCATGAAGGCAGCTAACAGATCCATGTGAAGCATCACTGGACCAGCATTCACCATATAACTATGAACTGGATGGGCAAAGTATATTTCCGTTCTGTTTGCATCTGCTTCTGAACGAGCTGTAAGCGCACAGATCCGTCTCTGTAAATCATGCTGGACTGCTTGCAACAGTGTTGCGTGACTCACATAATTGAGTGCAGCTCTTTGACAGACGTCGAGGCCAAATTCACTCAGGGATCGCACAAAGGAGTCATTGTTTCTCCCAATGATAGGCTGATACACGGCAGAGAGACAGCGACTTTGTCATCTCTCTGTGTAAATCCAGCCTCAACATGTATCAAAGGATGCACTGCCTCTGTCAAAACCCCAAAGGATGATAGATTTCCACCCTTGAACAAAAATCTGTTCTATCTGACAAATGTGGTAGCTCTCCAGAATCCAACAACAGGATTAATTCCAGAGTGGAATGAGAATTTCCTTTACGCTCATCCAAAGACAGATGTTTAGGTCTGGTAATGCCTTCCTAAGAAATGAAAAATGGCTTCTAGGCAAGCCCATAATGTGGTATAAATTCGTAAATGAGTGTTCTCaacccctctctgtcttttttgtcttttcttgcCTCGTTGTCTCTTTTCCATTCACAGGAAGTGGAATACCAGCGGGCCATGCAGAGGAGGGCCATCCGGGATGCCAAGACCCCGGAGAAGATGAAGCAGGCCAAGCCAGTGGTGGACGACAGCCTCACCCTGCAGGGCAAGAAGGACAAGATCAGGAGCAACCTGCAGCGACTGGGTGAGCTGGGCAAAGTGCATCCGGAGAACCGCTACCAGGACCTCATCAACGACATTGCCAAGGTAACTAGACAGCATATGATGCAGAAGATTCTGACTGTGAAGCAAAATGGTGTCATCTCTTTTtctatcaaatcaaatcagactTTATGTACAGTAAGGTGTCAGCAGAGCAAAAGCAAAGATAAATGTAATCATATCAAATATATCCTTAACATTTGCTCCCACTTTGGGAACATTGTAACATTGTATCTATTCTAAGCATGTGATCACGCTTCCTTATGGTGGAAATTTGGTGTAACAAGGTAATGATTACTGCAAACATTTGTATATGTTCCTCGGTTTTACTCATTCAGTTTGATTCAAGTTCTGGTACCGTTGCATTTGAACTCTTAAGTGAAATAAACCAAGCCTATTATATAAATAACACTCGTTGAGCTAAAAATATTTCAAACAACAGTCTGCTTGTGTACTGTGCCCTGACAACATTTGAATGGAGCTCCTCCTTGGTTTGAGAGGATACTGTAGTCTCAAGTGTTTGCCTAGATCAGATTACCAGCCACAAAAGAGCATGTGGCAGCTCAGCGTCTGAGAGCCGGGACTCGAGCAGCAGATCTCAGTGATGGGAACACTGAGGACCCTGCCACTCAAGGAGGGAAAGGGAACAACCCGAGGGGAACGTTTTTTGTTCACATGAGCGAAATGGATCGGATTGATCGCAGGCCAAGGCTTAAGGCGAGGCGCAGAGCCTTCGCTGAGTGAGACGGAGCAAGGGAGAGTAGTAACACTCTCCACATTCTGTTCTGTAGTCTCCAAGCGTGTCCAAACAGAGACCACAGAGCTGgcatatccatacacacacacacacacagagagagagaaacatacacaccGAGGGGATATTTGCCAAACTCTGACCTCAGTTTCCCAAGTCTGCTCGAGGCTACCCCATTTCCAATACCGGTAATCCAATTCTTCAGACCAAATGACGCACGCACCATTTGATTAAGGTCCCTGGCATGTCCTATATTCTCACATTGTCTGGATGTTTGTACACACTTCTAAagccatgtctgtctgtgttgtgatgATGTCTTTCGTAGGATATCAGAAACCAGAGGAGGTATCGGCAGCGGAGGAAGGCGGAGCTGGTGAAACTGCAGCAGACCAACTCTGCCCTCAGCTCTAAGACCAACTTCTTCAATGAGCAAATTGACTACTACAACCGATACATCAAGACGTGCATGGACAACCTTGCCACCAAAGGAAAGTAAGTAATGTTCACGTATCCACAGTTTGGGCTATGGCCGTCACAACAAGGATGTCAGGTGTGAGTGTTAAGCATACAGCACACTcatcttaagcctaccttacactgacaagatttgggaaagattcttgaaagattgtagtcttttaactaatgcccctcattcaagctttactcaaaagactacaatctttcaagaatctttcccaaatcttgggTAAAtctaaggtaggctttaaatgACCCAC encodes:
- the iqgap1 gene encoding ras GTPase-activating-like protein IQGAP1 yields the protein MSTSDESDGLRPRYGSVLDGEQRLTAEEMDERRQANMAYEYLCHLEEAKRWMEACLDEELPPTTELEEGLRNGVYLAKLGNFFAPQTVSLKKIYDREQTRYKATGLHFRHTDNVIQWLNAMSAKGLPKIFYPETTDIYDRKNMPRCIYCIHALSLYLFKLGLAPQIQDLYGKVDFTEEEINNMKSELEKYGIQMPAFSKIGGILANELSVDEAALHAAVIAINDAIDHGVPEGTLTAMRNPNAMLVNLDESAVQHYHDTLTQAKAQKVENARKRIGENADAERDVYEELLTQAEIQGNVNKVNLATALNGAEQALLSGDEDKLYEALRSQALGLKNLNSQNKGWYLKELMAARELKDQNSPGEALTKEELQSGVDVSNEVASAYQKMLEAVDRINAAIRKGVPEETVKELMNPDAQLPQVYPSAADLYQRELASLQQQSTEGSLTHPELLVAVEMLSSVVLINGALDVGDRAALWKQLASTVTGLSNVEDEYAQRYMDELMRLKAAAREQGNEYLTWNDIQACVDQVNGTVQEEHERIAAIGQINEALDGGDLESTLAALQHPAAKLTDVDPSLAQHYYDLLLQARREKAHETQDPSAVLWLDEIQDAIQRANQETQEALQFSKAIQGINEAVDSGDSAQTLAALRTPAAGLYGVTAECAPTYQTDLSKIKEGKKTEGDNGSEWVQHWVKGGHNYYYNLKTGEGSWQQPQDFLQNNTLLNKEDIQGVVSGVTAAYNREQLWRANESLIAKLQARCRGYLVRRAMKNRLAYLTDQDQSTKCIQAHWRGYKQRQKYKNRVKYLKDNSEQAVKIQAMVRMHQARKKYKDRLKYFEDHMDEIVKIQAFIRANKARDDYKTLINADEPPMAVVRKFVHLLDHSDQDFQEELELMRLREEVVTNIRSNQQLENDLNLMDIKIGLLVKNKITLQEVVSHSKKLTKKNKGALSNMMMMNKHKGGLKALSKEKRVKLEAYQYLFYLLQTNPTYLAKLIFQMPQNKSTKFMDSVIFTLYNYASNQREEYLLLKLFKTALQEEIKSKVDQLQEIVTGNPTVIKMVVSFNRGARGQNALRQILAPVVKEIMDDKSLNIKTDPVDIYKSWVNQMESQTGEASKLPYDVTPEQAMSHEEVRTRLEASIKNMRAVTDKFLSAIVVSIDKIPYGMRFIAKVLKDTLSEKFPDASEDELVKIVGNLLYYRYMNPAIVAPDAFDIIEMSAGSQLTTDQRRNLGSIAKMLQHAASNKMFLGDNAHLNPINEYLTSSYQKFRRFFQAACDVPSLEDRFNIDQYSDLVTLTKPVIYISLGEIINTHTLLLDHQDAIAPEHNDPIHELLEDLGEVPTIETLIGENPLPPDDPAREQMGKTEVSLTLTNKFDVPAEANAEMDARTLLLNTKRLIVDVIRFQPGDTLTEILESSPSPEQEVEYQRAMQRRAIRDAKTPEKMKQAKPVVDDSLTLQGKKDKIRSNLQRLGELGKVHPENRYQDLINDIAKDIRNQRRYRQRRKAELVKLQQTNSALSSKTNFFNEQIDYYNRYIKTCMDNLATKGKPHKKPGDAKAKKSKQVSQKYTAARLHEKGVLIEIDDLQTNQYKNVIFEISPSEAVGVFDVKAKFMGVHLETVMLEYQDLLQLQYEGVAVMKLFDKATINVNLLIFLLNKKFYGK